The following are from one region of the Stanieria sp. NIES-3757 genome:
- a CDS encoding WD-repeat protein, with protein sequence MNNYHYQVGGCLTTNASCYAIRQADRELYQALIRGQFCYVLNSRQMGKSSLRVQTMHRLQRKGMSCAAIDMTRIGSNNLTPQQWYKGVVFELLRCFNLLGKINFKAWWQEKEHLSNNQRLIEFIEEIILAEVNAAKIFIFIDEIDSVLGLNFPVDDFFALIRYCYNQRAENPDYNRLAFALFGVATPSDLIQDRDRTPFNIGQAIELQGFQFNEVQPLIEGLKAVVSNPQAVMKEILAWTSGQPFLTQKLCDLVKKSSQEAINQIVNVPPGTEAFWIEQLVHKQIINNWETQDEPEHLRTIRDRILNNEEKAGRLLGIYQQILQGERVTADESPAKIELLLSGLVVKQNGNLVVRNRIYEMVFDLNWVDRQLSGLRPYSETFNAWIDSNCQDESRLLRGKALIDAKTWSQGKSLSDWDYKFLAASQELEQKAEREATQILTEANRTLEQAQQQAKRTIKKGLVVLGTISTFATGLLLLSGFLSLQIETRRKSLVLEEISNLSISSELQFASEKKFEALLTALKASHQFKQASWAKNNTQIKQQVTAALQQAVYWISEKNTLFGHSDRIWSVAWSPDGQIMASPSEDGTVRLWRKDGQLLNILTAHHDKVSGASFSPDGKFLATSSEDGTAKLWTRDGQLIKTLTGHKSRLWGVAFSPDSKTLATASDDFTIKLWTLEGKEIRTLTGHTNEVRNVTFSPDGKTLATASEDNTVKIWTVEGKLLHTFIGHSDRVLNVKFSPDGKLLATSSGDKTIKLWHTNGKLIHTFQGHGDEVNAVAFSKDGQIIASAGEDGTVKLWTLEGMLIRTLTGHQGRVWGVSFSPDGKILATSSDDGTIKLWQWNFELTKILTGHQNLVHSVSVRPQGDVIATVSADKTIKLWNLAGEELETVNGNRFPVWGLTWSPNGQIFVTACDRGIIKLWDFKTKRNILTWKGHSHKVASISFSPNGQKFATASEDGTVKLWNLQGQELATLKGHDEKVTSVSWSPDGQIIAAGSENKTIKFWNVRGQELATLTGHNSSVLSVAWSPDGKTLASASADKTVKLWNRQGEELKTFQGHQGHVWSVAWSPDGKTLASASADKTVKLWNRQGEEIAALTGYNPAKLFSISFTPDGKKIVAASEDHTAIAWDLRAIDNLEDLEQKGCDWIQDYLENNPNLKESDRNLCDGI encoded by the coding sequence ATGAACAATTACCACTATCAAGTAGGCGGTTGTCTTACCACTAATGCTTCTTGCTATGCAATTCGTCAAGCTGACAGAGAATTGTATCAGGCTTTAATTAGGGGTCAATTTTGTTATGTGCTGAACTCTCGGCAGATGGGTAAGTCTAGCTTGCGGGTACAAACCATGCATCGGCTGCAAAGAAAGGGAATGAGTTGTGCAGCTATTGATATGACTAGAATTGGTAGTAATAACCTGACTCCGCAACAGTGGTATAAGGGCGTAGTTTTTGAGTTATTAAGGTGTTTTAATCTTTTAGGTAAGATTAATTTTAAAGCTTGGTGGCAAGAAAAAGAGCATTTGTCTAATAATCAGCGATTGATTGAGTTTATTGAAGAAATTATTTTAGCTGAGGTTAACGCAGCCAAAATTTTTATTTTTATTGACGAAATTGATAGTGTTTTGGGTCTTAATTTTCCTGTAGATGATTTTTTTGCCCTGATTCGCTATTGTTACAATCAACGAGCAGAAAATCCCGATTATAATCGTCTTGCCTTTGCTTTATTTGGGGTAGCAACTCCCTCAGACTTAATTCAAGACCGCGATCGCACTCCGTTTAATATCGGTCAGGCAATTGAATTACAAGGTTTTCAATTTAACGAAGTTCAGCCTTTAATAGAGGGTTTAAAAGCGGTAGTTAGTAATCCTCAAGCTGTGATGAAGGAAATTTTGGCGTGGACTTCGGGACAACCTTTTTTGACACAAAAACTCTGCGATTTAGTTAAGAAATCTAGTCAAGAAGCGATTAACCAGATTGTCAATGTTCCTCCTGGTACAGAAGCATTTTGGATTGAACAGTTAGTTCACAAACAAATTATTAATAATTGGGAAACACAAGACGAACCAGAACATTTACGCACGATCCGCGATCGCATCCTTAATAATGAGGAAAAAGCAGGAAGATTATTAGGTATCTATCAGCAAATTCTTCAGGGTGAAAGGGTAACAGCAGATGAAAGTCCAGCAAAAATTGAATTATTACTCAGTGGTTTAGTAGTTAAGCAGAATGGTAACCTAGTCGTTCGCAATCGGATTTATGAGATGGTTTTCGATCTTAACTGGGTAGATCGACAGTTATCTGGTTTACGTCCTTATTCGGAAACTTTTAACGCTTGGATTGATTCTAATTGTCAGGATGAATCGCGTTTATTAAGAGGAAAAGCTTTAATTGATGCTAAAACTTGGTCACAAGGAAAAAGTTTAAGTGATTGGGATTATAAATTTTTAGCTGCCAGTCAAGAATTAGAACAAAAAGCAGAACGAGAAGCTACCCAAATTTTAACTGAAGCTAATCGAACTCTCGAACAAGCACAACAACAAGCCAAAAGAACGATTAAAAAGGGATTAGTAGTATTAGGTACTATCTCTACCTTCGCCACAGGACTTTTATTATTATCAGGATTTTTATCGCTACAAATAGAAACTCGTCGTAAGTCCCTTGTCTTAGAAGAAATTAGTAATCTCAGCATCTCTTCTGAATTACAGTTTGCTTCCGAAAAAAAATTTGAGGCTTTACTTACTGCCTTAAAAGCTAGTCATCAATTCAAACAAGCTAGTTGGGCAAAAAATAATACCCAAATTAAACAACAAGTTACTGCTGCCCTGCAACAAGCGGTTTACTGGATTTCTGAAAAAAATACTCTCTTTGGACATAGCGATCGCATTTGGAGTGTGGCTTGGTCACCTGATGGTCAAATTATGGCTTCTCCTAGCGAAGACGGAACAGTTAGGCTATGGCGCAAAGATGGTCAATTACTCAACATTTTAACTGCTCATCACGATAAGGTATCGGGAGCAAGTTTTAGTCCCGATGGGAAGTTTTTAGCTACTTCTAGCGAAGATGGAACAGCTAAACTTTGGACTCGTGACGGTCAATTAATTAAAACTTTAACTGGTCACAAGAGTCGTTTGTGGGGTGTCGCTTTTAGTCCTGATAGTAAGACTTTAGCTACTGCTAGTGATGATTTTACTATTAAATTATGGACTCTTGAAGGTAAAGAAATTCGTACTCTGACTGGACACACTAACGAAGTCAGAAATGTTACTTTCAGTCCCGATGGTAAGACTTTAGCTACTGCTAGTGAAGATAATACAGTTAAAATTTGGACTGTTGAGGGAAAATTACTTCATACTTTTATCGGACATAGCGATCGCGTTTTAAATGTAAAATTTAGTCCAGATGGTAAGCTGCTAGCTACCAGTAGTGGTGATAAAACCATCAAACTTTGGCACACAAATGGTAAATTAATTCATACTTTTCAAGGTCATGGAGACGAGGTTAACGCCGTAGCTTTTAGCAAAGATGGACAAATTATTGCTTCTGCTGGGGAAGATGGTACGGTTAAACTCTGGACTCTTGAAGGTATGCTAATTCGTACTCTTACAGGACATCAAGGAAGAGTTTGGGGAGTAAGTTTTAGTCCTGACGGTAAGATTCTGGCGACTTCTAGTGATGATGGCACAATTAAACTTTGGCAGTGGAATTTTGAACTAACTAAAATCTTGACTGGTCATCAAAATCTTGTTCATAGTGTAAGTGTGCGTCCTCAAGGTGATGTCATTGCCACGGTTAGCGCAGATAAAACCATTAAACTCTGGAATTTAGCAGGCGAAGAATTAGAAACTGTCAATGGCAATAGATTTCCAGTTTGGGGACTTACGTGGTCGCCTAATGGTCAAATTTTTGTTACTGCTTGCGATCGCGGTATCATTAAACTATGGGATTTTAAAACTAAACGAAATATCCTGACCTGGAAAGGACATTCTCATAAAGTAGCAAGTATTAGCTTTAGTCCTAATGGTCAAAAATTTGCCACTGCAAGTGAAGATGGCACAGTTAAACTTTGGAATCTTCAAGGTCAAGAGTTAGCCACTCTTAAAGGACATGACGAGAAAGTAACTAGTGTGAGTTGGTCGCCTGATGGTCAAATTATTGCTGCTGGTAGTGAAAATAAAACGATTAAATTTTGGAATGTGAGGGGTCAAGAATTAGCAACTTTAACTGGTCATAATAGTTCTGTTTTAAGTGTCGCCTGGTCACCCGATGGCAAAACTTTAGCTTCTGCCAGTGCCGATAAAACCGTTAAACTTTGGAATCGCCAAGGTGAAGAATTAAAAACTTTTCAAGGTCATCAAGGTCATGTTTGGAGTGTGGCATGGTCACCCGATGGTAAAACACTAGCTTCTGCCAGTGCTGATAAAACTGTTAAACTTTGGAATCGCCAAGGTGAAGAAATAGCTGCTTTGACTGGTTATAATCCTGCCAAACTATTTAGTATTAGTTTTACTCCAGATGGTAAAAAGATTGTTGCTGCTAGTGAAGATCATACCGCGATCGCGTGGGATTTAAGAGCAATTGATAATTTAGAAGATTTAGAACAAAAAGGTTGTGATTGGATTCAAGACTATTTAGAAAATAATCCTAATCTCAAAGAAAGCGATCGCAATTTATGTGATGGAATTTAA
- a CDS encoding NACHT domain family protein, whose product MTGRSLQIQKQYLENAKNALIALNLTQEVFANRVGCCRATISNFFSGKSVSRKIFVEACNILKLDWQEISGLKDKSPSSESNIHPTDKQETENDINALVKQFRQKVKQDIQTRCGKMRILDMTQPIGLSDIYTQVNILEKISGRRRKDIAELIKDCNSEDFYRFGLGKVTGDKPIPATKAVTKYRKLLILGKPGAGKTTFLKHLAIQCNCGDFQRDLVPFFVTLKDFAEAEKEPSLLTYLYYLISRISPPSILPLTRDSSKALISRYPLKEIFNNGKALILLDGLDEVLEKDSRRVVREIRDFSNRFPDNKYVMTCRIAAKEYTFEQFTEVEIADFDWDQITIFANNWFKNKAIKPKTFLERLEKDKPIQELASNPLLLTLLCLAFEESGDFPANRVGLYKEGLDALLKKWDAKRGIKRDQVYCKLGIQQKQDLLSKIAWETFAPEEYFFKQEKAERYIGEYIRNLPGASNDEEALWLDSEVVLKSIESQHGLLIPRAKHIYSFSHLTFQEYFTAREIITVRQSAESALQELVSHLFEKRWREVFLLAVAMSPNPDKLVLLMKEKIDRSIADDEDLQKYLWWLKEKTTSSDIVDIQDKPKRIKAIQEGLKFYVNTDITLSRCLYLDLDLDLYLKRNLYRNLYQNLYLYRNLYLNRNLNQNLYRYLKRNLNRNLYLNRYRNLYQNLYLELAQKCAPKFYEVLLQLKQRLPDENKTTDEEFETWWQNNGRVWSDDFRKAMIKYQNIGHDWQFSEEQKELLEKYYLANQFLTQCLHQECYVSREVRQEIEETLLLPMSEIEKRKAT is encoded by the coding sequence ATGACAGGGCGATCGCTTCAAATACAGAAACAATATCTTGAAAACGCTAAAAATGCTCTTATTGCTCTAAATTTGACCCAAGAAGTTTTTGCTAATAGAGTTGGATGTTGTCGAGCAACAATTTCTAATTTTTTTAGTGGTAAATCAGTTTCTAGAAAGATTTTTGTTGAGGCTTGCAATATCCTCAAATTAGATTGGCAAGAAATTTCGGGTTTAAAAGACAAATCGCCAAGTAGTGAAAGCAATATTCATCCTACAGATAAACAAGAAACAGAAAATGATATCAATGCGCTAGTAAAACAATTCCGCCAAAAGGTAAAACAAGATATTCAAACTCGCTGCGGTAAAATGCGAATTTTGGATATGACTCAGCCGATTGGTTTAAGCGATATCTATACTCAAGTTAATATCCTGGAAAAAATTAGCGGACGCAGACGTAAAGACATAGCGGAATTAATTAAAGACTGTAACTCAGAAGATTTTTATCGCTTTGGTTTGGGAAAAGTTACTGGAGATAAACCAATTCCAGCAACAAAAGCTGTTACCAAATATCGCAAGTTACTAATTTTAGGCAAACCAGGGGCTGGAAAAACTACATTTCTCAAGCATTTAGCTATTCAATGCAACTGTGGTGATTTTCAAAGGGATTTAGTACCGTTTTTTGTCACTCTTAAAGATTTTGCCGAAGCAGAAAAAGAACCTAGTTTGTTGACTTATTTATATTACCTTATATCTCGGATTTCTCCACCTTCGATATTGCCATTAACAAGGGATTCTAGTAAAGCTTTGATAAGTCGATATCCTTTAAAAGAGATTTTCAATAACGGCAAAGCTTTAATTTTGCTGGATGGTTTGGATGAAGTTTTAGAAAAAGATAGCCGGAGAGTTGTAAGAGAAATTCGCGATTTTTCTAATAGGTTTCCCGATAATAAATACGTCATGACTTGTCGTATTGCAGCGAAAGAGTATACTTTTGAACAATTTACCGAAGTAGAAATTGCCGATTTCGATTGGGATCAAATTACGATTTTTGCGAATAATTGGTTTAAAAACAAAGCCATTAAACCAAAAACTTTTTTAGAACGCTTGGAAAAAGATAAACCAATTCAAGAATTAGCTTCTAATCCTTTATTGTTAACTCTACTCTGTCTAGCGTTTGAAGAATCGGGGGATTTTCCTGCTAATCGGGTGGGATTGTATAAAGAAGGGTTGGATGCGCTGCTAAAAAAATGGGATGCGAAACGGGGAATTAAACGAGATCAAGTTTATTGTAAACTGGGGATACAACAGAAACAAGATTTACTGAGTAAAATTGCTTGGGAAACTTTTGCCCCCGAAGAATATTTCTTTAAACAAGAGAAAGCAGAAAGATACATCGGTGAATATATTCGTAATTTACCTGGGGCGAGTAACGATGAAGAGGCGTTGTGGTTGGATAGTGAAGTGGTATTAAAATCAATTGAATCTCAACATGGTTTATTGATACCTAGGGCAAAGCATATTTATTCTTTTTCTCATCTTACTTTTCAGGAATATTTTACAGCGCGAGAAATTATTACCGTTCGTCAATCTGCCGAGTCTGCTTTACAAGAATTAGTCAGTCATCTGTTTGAGAAACGCTGGCGGGAAGTGTTTTTGTTAGCAGTGGCAATGTCTCCCAATCCAGATAAATTAGTTTTGTTGATGAAGGAGAAAATTGACAGATCGATTGCTGATGATGAAGACTTGCAGAAATATTTGTGGTGGTTAAAAGAAAAAACTACTTCATCCGATATTGTCGATATTCAAGACAAGCCAAAAAGAATTAAGGCAATTCAAGAAGGTTTAAAATTTTACGTTAACACAGATATTACTCTGTCTAGATGTTTATATTTAGATTTAGATTTAGACCTCTACCTCAAACGAAACCTCTACCGAAACCTCTACCAAAACCTCTACCTCTACCGAAACCTCTACCTCAACCGAAACCTCAACCAAAACCTCTACCGATACCTCAAACGAAACCTCAACCGAAACCTCTACCTCAACCGATACCGAAACCTCTATCAAAACCTCTACCTCGAATTAGCACAAAAATGCGCTCCCAAATTTTATGAAGTATTATTGCAACTCAAACAGCGACTTCCTGACGAGAACAAAACTACTGATGAAGAATTTGAAACATGGTGGCAAAACAATGGTCGAGTTTGGTCGGATGATTTTAGAAAGGCGATGATTAAATATCAAAATATCGGTCATGATTGGCAATTTAGTGAAGAACAAAAAGAATTACTGGAAAAGTACTATCTTGCCAACCAATTCCTAACTCAATGTTTGCATCAAGAATGTTATGTCAGTAGGGAAGTACGCCAGGAGATTGAAGAGACTTTGCTGTTACCAATGTCCGAGATTGAGAAAAGAAAAGCTACTTAA
- a CDS encoding alanyl-tRNA synthetase has protein sequence MADSLQYLSGSDIRDKFLKFFEEKQHKILPSASLVPEDPTVLLTIAGMLPFKPIFLGQQKAPQPRATTSQKCIRTNDIENVGRTARHHTFFEMLGNFSFGDYFKEQAIQWAWELSTTVFGLPPERIVVSVFEEDDEAFAIWRDRIGIPAHRIQRMGEDDNFWVSGPTGPCGPCSELYYDFHPELGDEKIDLEDDTRFIEFYNLVFMQYNRDADGNLTPLQNKNIDTGMGLERMAQILQKVPNNYETDLILPIIKTAAEIAGVDYTQADETTKTSFKVIGDHVRAVVHLIADGVTASNTDRGYVLRRLIRRVVRHGRLVGIEGNFINKVAETAISLSESAYPNVRKREQSIKNELQREENQFLKTLERGEKLLAEILTKKPKQISGVDAFNLYDTYGFPLELTQEIAEEQGLSVDVEGFNAEMEKQRDRARVAHQTIDLTVQGSIDKLAEHIHSTEFLGYQQLQVTAKVEALLIEGKSVDTAEAGTEVQIILDQTPFYAESGGQIGDKGYLSGDNLLIRIEDVQKESSFFVHYGKIERGTLSVNDTVNATIDRACRRRLQANHTATHLLQAALRKVVDDSISQAGSLVDFDRLRFDFHCPRALKAEEIQQVEDLVNTWISEAHEADVNIMPLEEAKAKGAIAMFGEKYADEVRVIDFSGVSMELCGGTHVHNTAEIGIFKIISETGISSGIRRIEAVAGASVLDYLNVRDKVVRELSDRFKAKPEEISDRVNNLQAELKATQKELEAIKQELAVAKSDSLLSQAEAVGEFKILVANMGDLDAKSLQAAAERLQQKLGESAVVLASIPEEGKVSLVAAFSQKIIKEKQLQAGKFIGGIAKVCGGGGGGRPNLAQAGGRDASKLGEALDVAKQQLIEGLS, from the coding sequence ATGGCTGACTCCCTCCAGTACCTTAGCGGTAGCGATATCCGCGACAAATTTCTAAAATTCTTTGAAGAGAAACAACACAAAATCTTACCCAGTGCATCTTTAGTACCAGAAGATCCCACAGTACTATTAACCATAGCAGGGATGCTACCTTTTAAACCAATCTTTTTGGGGCAACAAAAAGCACCCCAACCCCGCGCTACTACTTCCCAAAAATGTATCCGCACCAATGATATCGAAAATGTGGGACGTACTGCCAGACATCATACTTTCTTTGAGATGTTGGGTAACTTTAGCTTTGGGGATTATTTTAAAGAACAAGCTATACAATGGGCGTGGGAACTTTCGACAACAGTATTTGGTTTACCTCCTGAAAGAATAGTTGTTAGTGTTTTTGAAGAAGATGATGAAGCGTTTGCTATTTGGCGAGATCGAATAGGCATTCCTGCACACCGTATTCAACGCATGGGAGAAGATGATAACTTCTGGGTTTCTGGCCCTACAGGCCCTTGTGGTCCTTGTTCAGAATTATATTATGATTTTCATCCAGAATTAGGGGATGAGAAAATTGATTTGGAAGATGATACCAGGTTTATCGAGTTTTATAACTTGGTATTTATGCAATACAATCGCGATGCGGACGGCAATTTAACACCTCTACAAAATAAAAACATTGATACAGGGATGGGTTTGGAGAGAATGGCGCAAATTCTCCAGAAAGTTCCCAATAATTACGAAACTGATTTAATTTTGCCGATTATTAAAACTGCTGCGGAGATTGCAGGAGTTGATTACACTCAAGCTGATGAAACAACTAAAACATCCTTTAAAGTGATTGGCGATCATGTCCGTGCTGTAGTTCATTTGATCGCAGATGGCGTTACTGCTTCTAATACGGATCGAGGTTACGTTTTGCGTCGTTTGATTCGTCGGGTAGTTCGTCACGGTAGATTAGTTGGTATTGAAGGTAATTTTATTAATAAAGTTGCTGAAACAGCTATTTCTCTTTCGGAATCAGCTTATCCTAATGTTAGAAAAAGAGAACAATCAATTAAAAATGAATTGCAAAGAGAAGAAAATCAATTCCTCAAGACGTTGGAGAGAGGAGAAAAATTACTTGCAGAAATATTAACTAAGAAACCAAAACAGATTTCTGGTGTAGATGCCTTTAATCTCTATGACACTTATGGGTTTCCTTTGGAATTAACTCAAGAAATCGCAGAAGAACAAGGTTTAAGTGTTGATGTAGAGGGATTTAATGCAGAGATGGAGAAACAACGCGATCGCGCAAGAGTTGCACATCAAACGATCGATCTTACTGTTCAAGGTAGCATAGATAAGCTGGCAGAACATATCCATTCAACAGAATTTTTGGGTTATCAACAACTACAAGTCACAGCTAAAGTTGAAGCTTTATTAATAGAAGGAAAATCGGTTGACACCGCTGAAGCTGGCACAGAAGTACAAATAATCTTGGATCAAACTCCTTTTTATGCTGAGTCTGGCGGACAAATTGGCGATAAGGGTTATCTGTCTGGGGATAATCTTTTAATTCGGATCGAAGATGTGCAAAAAGAGTCTAGTTTCTTTGTTCATTACGGCAAAATTGAACGAGGTACTCTTTCAGTAAATGATACAGTTAACGCAACTATCGATCGCGCTTGTCGTCGTCGTCTTCAGGCAAATCATACCGCAACTCATTTATTACAAGCAGCTTTAAGAAAAGTTGTAGATGATTCTATCTCTCAAGCAGGTTCGTTAGTAGACTTTGATCGCCTTCGTTTCGATTTTCACTGTCCCCGTGCATTAAAAGCAGAAGAAATTCAGCAGGTAGAAGATTTAGTTAATACTTGGATTTCTGAGGCACATGAAGCTGATGTTAACATTATGCCTTTAGAAGAAGCCAAAGCTAAAGGCGCGATCGCTATGTTTGGGGAAAAATACGCCGATGAGGTTAGAGTCATTGATTTTTCTGGCGTTTCGATGGAACTTTGTGGCGGTACTCACGTACACAACACTGCCGAAATTGGCATCTTTAAAATCATTTCTGAAACGGGTATTTCTTCAGGAATTAGACGCATCGAAGCTGTAGCTGGTGCATCGGTTTTAGACTACTTAAATGTTAGAGATAAAGTAGTTAGAGAATTGAGCGATCGCTTTAAAGCCAAACCCGAAGAAATTAGCGATCGAGTTAACAATTTACAAGCGGAATTAAAAGCAACTCAAAAAGAATTAGAAGCAATTAAACAAGAATTAGCTGTGGCTAAATCTGATAGTTTATTATCTCAAGCAGAAGCTGTTGGAGAATTCAAAATCTTAGTAGCAAATATGGGCGATCTAGATGCTAAATCCTTACAAGCTGCTGCCGAAAGATTGCAACAAAAATTAGGAGAATCTGCTGTAGTTTTAGCTTCAATTCCTGAAGAAGGAAAGGTAAGTTTAGTTGCTGCTTTTAGTCAGAAAATAATTAAAGAAAAACAATTACAAGCAGGTAAATTCATCGGCGGAATTGCAAAAGTCTGCGGTGGTGGAGGCGGAGGAAGACCAAATTTAGCCCAAGCTGGTGGAAGAGATGCAAGTAAGTTAGGTGAGGCTTTGGATGTAGCGAAGCAGCAATTAATTGAAGGTTTGAGTTAA
- a CDS encoding Gamma-glutamyltransferase, with translation MNNFSHYPYSSQRRIILGKKGAVATSQPLATLAGMEMLWAGGNAVDAAVAMAIALTVVEPTSNGIGGDAFALVWDGKLHGLNGSGKSSQNCSLDCFTEINRIPELGWLTVTVPGAVSAWRSLWERWGKLPFERLFEPAIRYATEGFPVPPVTAQAWQRAEKIFLPLTAPEYQPFKQVFFPNYRAPVVGEVWGSLAHANTLKEIAVSGGESFYRGKLAEAIVNFAAETGGLLTSQDLANHQADWVQLISTNYHNVQVWELPPNTQGIAALMALNIVEGFNLSQYPRDSGTSFHYQIEAMKLAFADLHQYVGDSQYMEVTPAQLLDKNYAATRRELIESQAMSLATPGLPQGGTVYLAAADRDLMVSLIQSNYEGFGSGILIPETGIALHNRGLGFTLETGHPNQISANKRPFHTIIPGFLTQDGHSLGAFGVMGAPMQPQGHLQVIANLVDYGMNPQTALDAPRWRFIEKDVVLLETGVAHSVVLDLVERGHNIKIAPSTMFGKGQIILNQNNIFVAASEPRADGLALAW, from the coding sequence ATGAATAATTTCAGTCACTATCCTTATTCTTCTCAACGTCGTATCATTTTAGGTAAAAAAGGTGCGGTAGCAACGAGTCAACCATTAGCTACTTTAGCAGGAATGGAGATGTTATGGGCTGGTGGTAATGCAGTAGATGCAGCCGTAGCTATGGCGATCGCTTTAACGGTAGTCGAACCAACTTCTAATGGTATTGGTGGAGATGCTTTTGCTTTAGTCTGGGATGGCAAATTACATGGTTTGAATGGTTCGGGAAAAAGTTCTCAAAATTGTAGCTTGGATTGTTTTACGGAAATAAATCGCATTCCAGAGTTGGGTTGGTTAACTGTAACTGTACCAGGGGCAGTATCTGCTTGGCGTAGTCTTTGGGAAAGGTGGGGCAAGTTACCCTTTGAAAGATTGTTTGAACCAGCTATACGTTATGCGACAGAAGGATTTCCCGTCCCCCCCGTAACCGCCCAAGCATGGCAAAGGGCAGAAAAGATATTTTTACCACTGACTGCCCCAGAATATCAGCCTTTTAAACAAGTTTTTTTTCCTAATTATCGCGCCCCCGTTGTTGGAGAAGTTTGGGGAAGTTTAGCTCATGCCAATACTTTAAAGGAAATTGCTGTTTCTGGAGGAGAAAGTTTTTATCGGGGGAAATTAGCTGAAGCAATAGTTAATTTTGCTGCCGAGACAGGAGGTTTATTAACTTCACAAGATTTAGCTAATCACCAAGCTGATTGGGTACAACTAATCTCAACTAACTATCATAATGTACAAGTTTGGGAACTTCCGCCTAATACTCAAGGTATAGCTGCCTTGATGGCATTAAACATTGTTGAAGGTTTTAATCTTTCTCAGTATCCTCGCGACTCAGGAACAAGTTTTCACTATCAAATTGAAGCGATGAAGCTTGCTTTTGCCGACTTGCATCAGTATGTAGGCGATTCTCAGTATATGGAGGTAACCCCAGCACAACTATTAGATAAAAATTATGCAGCAACCAGAAGAGAATTGATTGAGTCTCAAGCAATGTCTTTAGCAACCCCAGGTTTACCTCAAGGAGGTACAGTTTATTTAGCTGCTGCGGATCGAGACTTAATGGTATCTTTAATCCAATCTAATTATGAAGGTTTCGGCAGTGGAATTTTAATTCCTGAGACAGGTATTGCTCTACATAATCGCGGTTTGGGTTTTACCTTAGAAACAGGACATCCTAACCAAATTTCAGCCAATAAACGTCCCTTTCATACAATTATCCCTGGTTTCCTAACTCAAGATGGTCATTCTTTAGGTGCTTTTGGGGTGATGGGTGCGCCAATGCAACCACAAGGACATCTACAAGTAATTGCGAACCTAGTTGATTATGGAATGAATCCCCAAACAGCTTTAGATGCACCTCGTTGGCGATTTATTGAGAAAGATGTAGTGTTGTTAGAAACTGGTGTTGCTCATTCTGTCGTTTTAGATTTGGTTGAACGAGGACATAATATTAAAATTGCTCCTTCCACAATGTTTGGGAAAGGACAAATTATTTTAAATCAAAATAACATTTTTGTTGCTGCTTCAGAACCAAGAGCCGATGGATTAGCTTTAGCTTGGTAG